One Microbacterium keratanolyticum DNA window includes the following coding sequences:
- a CDS encoding glycosyltransferase family 28 protein: protein MKILIACSSGGHLTQALALRDWWGEHERVWATFPVEDARSRLADEKVYEIHYPTVRNVPNLRRNFGLARRVLKDEKPDIVFSTGAAIALPFFSQARRFGARTVYLEPVDRITTPGLSGRLVYPFADEFLVQWDHMRAFYPGSRSVGVVL from the coding sequence ATGAAGATCCTCATCGCCTGCTCCTCCGGAGGACACCTCACCCAGGCGCTCGCGCTGCGCGACTGGTGGGGGGAGCATGAGCGGGTCTGGGCGACGTTCCCCGTCGAGGACGCCCGCTCGCGACTGGCAGATGAGAAGGTCTACGAGATCCACTACCCGACCGTCCGCAATGTGCCCAATCTCCGTCGCAACTTCGGTCTCGCGAGGCGCGTGCTGAAGGACGAGAAGCCTGACATCGTGTTCTCGACGGGCGCGGCCATCGCGCTGCCGTTCTTCAGCCAGGCGCGCAGATTCGGCGCGCGCACGGTGTACCTGGAGCCTGTCGACCGCATCACGACGCCCGGTCTGAGCGGACGTCTCGTCTACCCCTTCGCCGACGAGTTCCTCGTGCAGTGGGATCACATGCGCGCGTTCTATCCCGGGTCCCGCTCGGTGGGAGTGGTGCTCTGA
- a CDS encoding glycosyltransferase family 2 protein: MQEVSVVVPTHNRPAFMKSAVESVLTQETDATGEVIIVFDACPIEVPELDIPAGWTVRGIANSRSRGLAGARNSGIDAATGRLVAFLDDDDEWLPGKLAAQLRRFAEVPAAMVVGTAMLVDDGSSRIERRAPAEELTHEDFLRNRIPGVHSSSLMFRREVLQGDLGLIDEELPRSYGEDYDILLRASALGVVTVVNEPLVKVLWNGQSYYFGQWASYAEALQYLLAKHPDFSRIPRAHGRIQAQVAFALAASDQGPAAREWAWRALRNAPTQVKAMLAIAISRGLVRTETVTRVVQKLGRGI, from the coding sequence ATGCAAGAGGTTTCCGTCGTCGTTCCGACGCACAACAGGCCGGCGTTCATGAAGAGCGCGGTCGAGAGCGTGCTGACGCAGGAGACGGATGCCACGGGCGAGGTCATCATCGTCTTCGATGCCTGCCCGATCGAGGTGCCCGAGCTCGACATCCCTGCGGGGTGGACGGTGCGCGGCATCGCCAATTCGCGCTCGCGGGGTCTTGCCGGCGCCCGGAACTCCGGCATCGACGCCGCGACCGGACGCCTCGTCGCCTTCCTCGACGATGACGACGAGTGGCTTCCGGGCAAGCTCGCCGCGCAACTGCGACGTTTCGCGGAGGTGCCCGCGGCGATGGTCGTCGGCACAGCGATGCTCGTCGACGACGGCAGCAGCCGGATCGAGCGGCGCGCTCCCGCGGAGGAACTGACGCATGAGGACTTCCTGCGCAACAGGATTCCCGGTGTGCACTCGTCGAGCCTGATGTTCCGGCGTGAGGTGCTCCAGGGAGATCTGGGCCTCATCGACGAAGAGCTTCCGCGCAGCTACGGGGAGGATTACGACATCCTGCTGCGCGCATCGGCGCTGGGGGTCGTCACGGTGGTGAACGAGCCGCTCGTCAAAGTCCTGTGGAACGGCCAGTCGTACTACTTCGGGCAGTGGGCGAGCTATGCCGAAGCGCTGCAGTATCTGCTGGCGAAGCATCCGGATTTCTCCCGTATTCCTCGCGCCCACGGCCGCATTCAGGCACAGGTGGCGTTCGCCCTCGCCGCCAGCGATCAGGGGCCCGCGGCGCGCGAATGGGCCTGGCGGGCGCTGCGCAATGCGCCGACCCAGGTGAAGGCGATGCTCGCGATCGCGATCTCGCGGGGGCTGGTCCGGACGGAGACGGTCACCCGCGTCGTGCAGAAGCTCGGTCGAGGAATCTGA
- a CDS encoding Gfo/Idh/MocA family protein, translating into MPEESVSTRVRVGVVGAGKMGLSHLAIVRALRDVELVGVVDATDYLLDVLNKYTGAQTYSTLEAMLAEARPEAVLIATPTGSHAALVRTALESGVHVFCEKPLTLRAEESLALAALAQDRGLVAQVGYHNRFIATFQEVKRLLDAGAIGEVTHVLAEAYGPVVLQAKGGTWRSKRASGGGCLYDYAAHPLDLVHWYLGAPEAVRGSVLNSIFSADTDDEVYSTLEYPNGLSVHLSVNWSDESYRKMSTSVTLTGTLGRIVADRQEIRVFLRDDAPAPEGYRPGWNIRYTTDLTAPVSFYLRGEEYSAQLESFIAAIAAGERTARQNGFLGAAQTDRIIEWIQADAAGETSPALGPAAPTSVMRIRTRRTLFGRRKTA; encoded by the coding sequence GTGCCAGAAGAATCTGTATCGACGCGCGTCCGCGTCGGGGTCGTCGGGGCCGGAAAGATGGGCCTCTCGCACTTGGCGATCGTGCGCGCGCTGCGCGACGTCGAGCTCGTGGGTGTCGTCGACGCCACCGACTATCTGCTCGACGTGCTGAACAAATACACCGGCGCGCAGACGTACTCGACGCTCGAGGCGATGCTCGCTGAAGCACGTCCCGAGGCCGTTCTGATCGCCACACCGACCGGCTCGCACGCCGCACTCGTGCGCACAGCCCTCGAGAGCGGCGTGCACGTCTTCTGCGAGAAGCCGCTCACGCTTCGGGCGGAAGAGTCGCTGGCACTCGCGGCCCTCGCGCAAGACCGCGGCCTGGTGGCCCAGGTCGGCTATCACAACCGCTTCATCGCGACGTTCCAGGAGGTCAAGCGCCTCCTCGACGCCGGGGCGATCGGCGAGGTGACGCATGTGCTCGCCGAGGCGTACGGCCCGGTCGTCCTCCAGGCGAAGGGCGGCACCTGGCGGTCCAAGCGCGCGAGCGGCGGCGGATGCCTCTACGACTACGCCGCCCACCCGCTCGACCTCGTGCACTGGTACCTCGGTGCACCCGAGGCGGTGCGCGGCTCCGTCCTCAACAGCATCTTCTCCGCCGACACCGACGACGAGGTCTACTCGACCCTCGAGTATCCGAACGGGCTCAGCGTCCACCTCTCCGTGAACTGGTCCGATGAGTCGTATCGCAAGATGTCGACGAGCGTGACCCTGACCGGCACTCTCGGGCGGATCGTCGCCGACCGCCAGGAGATCCGGGTCTTCCTGCGTGACGACGCTCCCGCCCCGGAGGGCTACCGCCCCGGATGGAACATCCGCTACACGACCGATCTCACCGCGCCCGTCTCCTTCTATCTGCGTGGCGAGGAGTACAGCGCGCAGCTCGAGAGCTTCATCGCCGCGATCGCCGCAGGTGAGCGCACCGCACGGCAGAACGGCTTCCTCGGGGCAGCCCAGACCGACCGGATCATCGAATGGATCCAGGCGGATGCTGCGGGTGAGACATCGCCCGCGCTCGGGCCCGCCGCGCCCACATCCGTGATGCGCATCCGCACACGCCGCACCCTGTTCGGCCGGAGGAAGACAGCATGA
- a CDS encoding glycoside hydrolase family 16 protein: MISTTTPFPLRSRLLLAPLAIIAVFLGIFVAAPTAEAASTVTKSTSSVIKREASGWSYYRATTAPASTWKTDTTGTGWRTGTAPFGVGTTGLNTGTVLPTISGTQPLASYYRKTFTLTKDLPEYAWLNTWADDGIVVWVNGTEVGRKNAPAGTITDKSYATAAPSTKKARSEPVTFTVPAKLLKEGTNTIAVQVLANYRKTPNVSFDAHFVREDHTSTETTPPVAPTTPPTTPTTPPTTPTTPPTTPTTPPTTPTTPPTTPDAGDKVEGWGAPTWRDEFDYVDPATGAPAVDPSKWNVRGRDDLGLLFDAAVPDRGQVTVDGADVLHIRGDWLDQPVIRPSNQTGPRELWHKTGYLDQRKLQSDDVSMAQQYGRWEIRAKTPSGPNTFGSLAAFWLRNSQSGEIDIMEAWGYDDAAVRDQRIDTATTTIHTHTADPAANQRYIWHHQDFGGPTPVWDDFHTYAFEFTPSYAAVIVDGKEMLRATPASHPNLWKQEFFGSPLHMRLNLHIGPSEKYWGLPDPNNKAATQNLDFQVDYVRTWAYTGS; the protein is encoded by the coding sequence ATGATCTCCACAACAACTCCATTCCCCCTTCGTTCCCGACTTCTCCTCGCACCGCTTGCGATCATCGCCGTGTTCCTCGGCATCTTCGTCGCCGCGCCCACCGCTGAGGCGGCATCCACCGTCACCAAGTCCACGAGCTCCGTCATCAAGCGCGAAGCATCCGGCTGGTCCTATTACCGCGCGACCACCGCCCCGGCCTCGACATGGAAGACCGACACGACCGGAACAGGCTGGCGCACCGGCACCGCTCCCTTCGGCGTCGGTACGACCGGACTCAACACCGGCACGGTGCTCCCGACGATCAGCGGCACGCAGCCGCTCGCGTCCTATTACCGCAAGACGTTCACACTGACCAAGGACCTCCCCGAGTACGCCTGGCTGAACACCTGGGCGGACGACGGCATCGTCGTATGGGTGAACGGCACCGAAGTGGGCCGCAAGAACGCACCGGCCGGCACCATCACCGACAAGAGCTACGCGACCGCGGCACCGTCGACCAAGAAGGCGCGCTCGGAACCGGTCACGTTCACCGTGCCTGCGAAGCTACTCAAGGAGGGCACCAACACGATCGCCGTTCAGGTGCTCGCGAACTACCGCAAGACCCCGAACGTGAGCTTCGACGCCCACTTCGTTCGCGAGGACCACACCTCGACAGAGACGACGCCCCCGGTCGCGCCCACGACGCCGCCGACGACCCCGACGACTCCGCCGACCACACCCACGACTCCTCCGACCACACCCACCACCCCTCCGACGACACCCACGACTCCGCCGACCACACCCGACGCGGGCGACAAGGTCGAAGGATGGGGCGCTCCCACCTGGCGCGACGAGTTCGACTACGTCGACCCGGCGACCGGCGCTCCTGCCGTCGACCCGAGCAAGTGGAACGTCCGCGGCCGTGACGACCTCGGCCTGCTGTTCGATGCCGCCGTCCCTGACCGTGGTCAGGTGACCGTCGATGGCGCGGACGTGCTGCACATCCGCGGCGACTGGCTCGACCAGCCCGTCATCCGCCCCTCGAACCAGACCGGCCCACGCGAACTGTGGCACAAGACCGGCTACCTCGACCAGCGCAAGCTGCAGTCCGACGATGTCTCGATGGCGCAGCAGTACGGTCGCTGGGAGATCCGCGCGAAGACCCCGAGCGGCCCGAACACCTTCGGTTCGCTGGCGGCGTTCTGGCTCCGTAACAGCCAGTCGGGTGAGATCGACATCATGGAAGCCTGGGGCTACGACGACGCCGCAGTGCGCGATCAGCGCATCGACACCGCGACGACGACGATCCACACCCACACCGCCGACCCGGCCGCGAACCAGCGGTACATCTGGCACCACCAGGACTTCGGCGGCCCGACCCCCGTGTGGGACGACTTCCACACCTACGCGTTCGAGTTCACCCCGAGCTACGCAGCCGTGATCGTCGACGGCAAGGAGATGCTGCGGGCGACGCCGGCATCGCACCCGAACCTGTGGAAGCAGGAGTTCTTCGGCTCGCCGCTGCACATGCGACTGAACCTGCACATCGGCCCGTCCGAGAAGTACTGGGGTCTCCCGGATCCGAACAACAAGGCGGCGACGCAGAACCTGGACTTCCAGGTCGACTACGTGCGCACCTGGGCCTACACGGGCTCCTGA
- a CDS encoding YveK family protein → MATHWTLEDLYRGITKSWFVLVGTIVVLSAAGAAIFLIYPQKYTAAAQHTVEPISVLSSGSSFNTVNMETEKVVATSTSVLTRAVETLDDTSVEALRANTVIEVPRNSQVLIFQVTANSAELAAERANALATAYGEQRTENARAVVDQTTAELTKSITQLQELLATQAEGSNERAATQLQVQALLDQQARIAATPFYPGTLVTQAEPPRESNRPSIYVFVAAGLFLGLLLGSIAALITSRVRNAPGHSYRRQVEQTFDEDENEDVEPQRPADPPPVVLDDDDTLVEPDSGRLVASGPIAASRRRPKRRR, encoded by the coding sequence GTGGCAACGCACTGGACGTTGGAAGACCTGTACCGAGGCATCACGAAATCGTGGTTCGTTCTCGTAGGGACGATCGTGGTGCTGTCCGCTGCGGGGGCGGCGATCTTCCTCATCTACCCGCAGAAGTACACCGCGGCCGCACAGCACACGGTCGAGCCGATCAGCGTGCTCTCCTCCGGGTCGAGCTTCAACACGGTCAACATGGAGACCGAGAAGGTCGTCGCCACCTCGACGAGTGTGCTCACACGCGCGGTCGAGACTCTGGACGACACCTCCGTCGAGGCGCTCCGTGCGAACACCGTGATCGAGGTGCCGCGCAACTCGCAGGTTCTCATCTTCCAGGTCACCGCGAACTCCGCCGAGCTTGCGGCGGAGCGTGCGAACGCGCTTGCGACGGCCTACGGCGAGCAGCGCACCGAGAACGCGCGCGCGGTCGTGGATCAGACGACGGCCGAACTGACGAAGTCGATCACGCAGCTCCAGGAGCTGCTTGCGACGCAAGCGGAGGGCAGCAACGAGCGGGCGGCCACGCAGCTGCAGGTGCAGGCGTTGCTGGATCAGCAGGCGCGAATCGCGGCGACGCCCTTCTACCCGGGAACGCTCGTGACGCAGGCGGAACCGCCGAGGGAATCGAACCGACCGTCGATCTATGTGTTCGTGGCCGCGGGGCTCTTCCTCGGGCTGCTGCTCGGGTCGATTGCCGCACTCATCACGTCGCGGGTGCGCAACGCCCCGGGCCATTCCTACCGTCGCCAGGTGGAGCAGACGTTCGACGAGGACGAGAACGAGGACGTGGAGCCGCAGCGACCGGCCGATCCGCCGCCCGTCGTGCTGGACGATGACGACACGCTCGTCGAGCCGGACTCGGGAAGACTCGTGGCGTCGGGCCCGATCGCGGCCTCACGCCGCCGGCCCAAGCGCCGCCGTTAG
- a CDS encoding phenylacetate--CoA ligase family protein yields the protein MKRAVFEAKARLFMRADRRALAQMLQDERQTAADAAALAAARSAELALHAFRTTAFYREHYTSAGFSEADVAQPENFVALPALTKPMLQDAGDALISSTSEARDRLPSRTGGSTGRPLLVYNDRTAPTAALWWRVYSWWGVHPADDAAFIYRQSRTGAKKLRYDAEWWPTRHILLDARGATADTIAAFDREMARVRPRLLVGYVEGVAEYAAHVAEQGGALRGLAAISVTASMLHPGQRARIESALGAPVFDTYRSAEVPWIAAECDAHDGLHVLSDRRRVDIVDDDGFPAPAGEVGTVLVSDFDNRVFPLVRYAIGDRTAVLPGACACGRTLARIAPIDGRIADVLRTPSGRTVSGGLGGLFNAWPGVVRQFQVHQAADYRVSIRYVVGSDAAAAAQAAQSVCRTVAGFLANEVEVVAAAVTAVDGTGGKARLVISEAAT from the coding sequence GTGAAGAGAGCCGTTTTCGAGGCGAAGGCTCGCCTGTTCATGCGGGCGGATCGTCGCGCGCTCGCGCAGATGCTGCAGGACGAGCGGCAGACGGCGGCGGATGCTGCTGCGCTCGCCGCCGCCCGCAGCGCGGAACTTGCGCTGCATGCGTTCCGCACGACGGCGTTCTACCGCGAGCACTACACGTCCGCCGGGTTCTCCGAGGCGGACGTCGCGCAGCCTGAGAACTTCGTCGCCCTGCCCGCGCTCACCAAGCCGATGCTGCAGGACGCCGGCGACGCCCTGATCTCATCGACGTCTGAAGCGCGAGATCGACTGCCCTCCCGCACCGGAGGCAGCACGGGACGACCGCTGCTGGTCTACAACGATCGCACAGCCCCGACGGCGGCTCTGTGGTGGCGCGTGTACTCCTGGTGGGGTGTGCATCCCGCCGATGACGCCGCCTTCATCTATCGCCAGAGTCGTACCGGTGCGAAGAAGCTGCGCTACGACGCGGAATGGTGGCCGACGCGCCACATCCTCCTCGACGCACGGGGCGCGACGGCGGACACCATCGCCGCGTTCGATCGTGAGATGGCGCGGGTGCGCCCCCGGCTCCTCGTGGGCTACGTGGAAGGTGTGGCCGAATACGCGGCGCATGTGGCAGAACAGGGTGGAGCGCTGCGCGGCCTCGCCGCGATCTCGGTCACGGCCTCCATGCTGCATCCGGGCCAGCGTGCGCGCATCGAATCCGCGCTCGGCGCTCCCGTCTTCGACACCTACCGCAGCGCGGAGGTGCCGTGGATCGCGGCAGAATGCGACGCGCACGACGGCCTGCACGTGCTCTCTGACCGGCGCCGGGTCGACATCGTCGACGACGACGGTTTCCCGGCGCCCGCGGGCGAGGTCGGGACGGTGCTGGTGAGTGACTTCGACAACCGGGTGTTCCCCCTCGTGCGCTACGCGATCGGAGATCGCACCGCCGTGCTGCCGGGCGCGTGCGCCTGTGGACGCACACTCGCGCGCATCGCGCCGATCGATGGGCGCATCGCCGATGTGCTGCGCACTCCCTCCGGACGCACCGTCTCGGGCGGTCTCGGCGGGCTCTTCAACGCCTGGCCGGGGGTCGTTCGTCAGTTCCAGGTGCACCAGGCAGCGGACTATCGCGTCAGCATCCGCTACGTGGTCGGCTCGGATGCTGCTGCCGCCGCGCAGGCAGCGCAGAGCGTCTGCCGTACCGTGGCGGGATTCCTCGCGAACGAGGTCGAGGTGGTCGCCGCAGCGGTTACGGCGGTGGACGGCACTGGGGGCAAGGCGCGCCTGGTCATCTCCGAGGCAGCGACATAA
- a CDS encoding glycosyltransferase: MTRDFTVLVPTFNERDNIAELVSRAARALEGLDAEILFIDDSSDDTAAEVARVAADAPLPVRVIHRERNAGGLGGAVVLGLREADGDVCIVMDGDLQHPPELLPELIARYREGGADVVAASRYVGGGDSRGLGTAVRLGVSRASTWLTRAMFPVRLARSTDPMTGFFLVDRRRIDLEALKPQGFKILLEILARSDVRIAEVPMEFSERRHGTSKASLRQGATFLAHLARLRFGKMSLFAIIGAIGAVANLGIMWALISLGVDYVWAAIIGAEATIIGNFVLQERFVFADMRRGASGLGVRFLSSFTFNNIEAALRIPLLAFMVETWHFSAIFAAAISLVVAFFARFLFHSLVVYAPRRRVAVEPAEVPTDTAAQRIIRAIDAEAMKPGEL, encoded by the coding sequence GTGACCCGCGACTTCACAGTGCTCGTGCCGACGTTCAACGAACGCGACAACATCGCCGAGCTCGTCAGTCGCGCTGCCCGCGCGCTCGAGGGTCTCGACGCCGAGATCCTGTTCATCGACGACAGCAGCGATGACACCGCCGCCGAAGTGGCTCGGGTCGCCGCGGACGCACCGCTGCCCGTGCGCGTGATCCATCGCGAGCGCAACGCGGGAGGATTGGGTGGCGCGGTCGTCCTGGGATTGCGCGAAGCGGACGGCGATGTCTGCATCGTGATGGACGGCGATCTGCAGCATCCACCCGAGCTGCTGCCCGAGCTCATCGCCCGATACCGCGAAGGCGGGGCGGATGTCGTCGCCGCATCGCGCTACGTGGGTGGGGGTGACTCCCGGGGGCTGGGCACGGCGGTCCGGCTCGGGGTCTCGCGGGCATCGACCTGGCTCACCCGCGCGATGTTCCCCGTCCGTCTGGCGCGCAGCACCGACCCGATGACGGGCTTCTTCCTCGTCGACCGGCGACGCATCGACCTCGAGGCCCTCAAGCCGCAGGGGTTCAAGATCCTTCTCGAGATCCTCGCCCGCTCGGATGTGCGCATCGCCGAGGTCCCCATGGAGTTCAGCGAGCGCCGCCACGGCACCTCGAAGGCCTCGCTGCGCCAGGGAGCGACATTCCTCGCGCACCTCGCGCGGCTGCGTTTCGGAAAGATGTCGCTGTTCGCGATCATCGGCGCGATCGGCGCGGTCGCCAACCTCGGCATCATGTGGGCGCTCATCAGCCTGGGCGTCGATTACGTGTGGGCCGCGATCATCGGTGCCGAAGCCACGATCATCGGCAACTTCGTGCTGCAGGAGCGCTTCGTCTTCGCCGACATGCGCCGCGGGGCATCCGGCCTCGGCGTCCGGTTCCTCTCGTCGTTCACCTTCAACAACATCGAGGCGGCGCTGCGCATCCCGCTGCTGGCCTTCATGGTCGAGACCTGGCACTTCTCCGCGATCTTCGCCGCGGCGATCTCGCTCGTCGTCGCGTTCTTCGCCCGTTTCCTCTTCCACTCGCTCGTCGTCTACGCACCGCGGCGCCGAGTCGCGGTCGAGCCCGCAGAGGTGCCCACCGATACGGCCGCGCAGCGCATCATCCGCGCGATCGATGCGGAGGCCATGAAGCCCGGCGAACTCTGA
- a CDS encoding adenylyltransferase/cytidyltransferase family protein translates to MTTRIGYATGAFDLFHVGHLNILRHAKEQCDYLIAGIVSDEMLRQVKGIEPVVPTLERAEIVRHISFVDEVYIETAPDKMDAWRDLHFTHFFKGDDWRGTEKGLRLEREFGTVGVEVVYFPYTAHTSSTSLRQALDIITQGASSPGALALG, encoded by the coding sequence ATGACGACGCGTATCGGCTACGCCACGGGAGCATTCGACCTCTTTCACGTGGGACACCTGAACATCCTTCGTCACGCGAAAGAGCAGTGCGACTATCTGATCGCCGGCATCGTGAGCGATGAGATGCTGCGTCAGGTGAAGGGCATCGAACCTGTCGTGCCGACACTCGAGCGCGCCGAGATCGTGCGACACATCTCGTTCGTCGACGAGGTGTACATCGAGACGGCGCCCGACAAGATGGATGCCTGGCGCGATCTGCACTTCACGCACTTCTTCAAGGGAGACGACTGGCGCGGCACCGAGAAGGGCCTGCGGCTCGAACGGGAGTTCGGCACCGTCGGCGTCGAGGTCGTGTACTTCCCGTACACCGCGCACACGTCCAGCACGTCGCTGCGACAGGCGCTCGACATCATCACGCAGGGCGCTTCGAGTCCTGGCGCGCTCGCGCTGGGTTGA
- a CDS encoding glutaredoxin family protein has product MTAPASDTITMFGADWCRDCIRTKKQLDELGVAYTYIDLVETPAAADVAKDISGRTNIPVVVYPDASHHVEPSNADVESKLRELALI; this is encoded by the coding sequence ATGACTGCACCTGCCTCTGACACCATCACCATGTTCGGCGCGGACTGGTGCCGCGACTGCATTCGCACGAAGAAGCAGCTCGATGAGCTCGGCGTCGCGTACACCTACATCGACCTGGTCGAGACGCCGGCTGCCGCCGATGTCGCGAAGGACATCTCGGGCCGCACGAACATCCCGGTCGTCGTCTACCCGGATGCATCGCACCACGTCGAGCCCTCCAACGCCGACGTCGAGTCGAAGCTGCGCGAGCTCGCTCTGATCTGA
- a CDS encoding MFS transporter — protein sequence MSNVARTRAPSRLPARTVARYAAGSLGTGGYATLPGLVLTYFLTDNLGVAALLAGVIVTAAKVWDVIIDPLIGAASDRQLARTGSRRGLMVVGGFTLPLFFALTFAVPPVFGPVAGAICVLLAFLATATAFSLFQVPYVALPAELTSSYDERTRLLSWRVIVLTAAILLFGAGGPELRALTGDPVTGYLLMGVVAGITIGIGMLIASRTADAAAQRIAAAGVPSDAAAGVASAPAGIRAQYAAGIDVLRRSAPFRALLATFLLQALATGTMLAGAQYVATWVLRSEGAVTFLFLALVGPALVATPLWQWLSLRIGKERAFGFATVLFLVAAFTITGAIWAPGAWVYASVAVAGIAYAGLQALPMAMLPDVISHDERVSGRGHAGTFTGVWTAGETIGFALGASTVALVLAATGYVSRVATETVTQPDAAITGIVVCFSILPALLLLLSLTTLAGYRLRRSDIDGAAEADTDARAAG from the coding sequence ATGAGCAACGTCGCTCGCACTCGAGCCCCTTCGCGCCTGCCCGCCCGCACTGTCGCCCGCTATGCCGCGGGCTCGCTCGGAACGGGCGGATATGCCACGCTTCCCGGTCTCGTCCTCACCTACTTCCTCACCGACAACCTCGGCGTCGCGGCACTCCTCGCGGGTGTCATCGTCACGGCGGCGAAGGTATGGGACGTCATCATCGATCCGCTCATCGGCGCGGCATCGGATCGGCAGCTCGCCCGCACCGGCTCACGGCGCGGGCTCATGGTCGTCGGCGGATTCACGCTCCCGCTGTTCTTCGCCCTCACCTTCGCGGTGCCGCCGGTCTTCGGCCCCGTTGCCGGCGCGATCTGCGTCCTGCTCGCGTTCCTCGCGACAGCCACCGCGTTCAGCCTGTTCCAGGTTCCGTACGTCGCTCTTCCTGCCGAGCTCACCTCCAGCTATGACGAGCGCACGCGTCTGCTCAGTTGGCGCGTCATCGTGCTGACCGCGGCGATCCTCCTCTTCGGTGCGGGCGGTCCCGAGCTGCGCGCGTTGACCGGCGATCCGGTGACCGGCTATCTGCTCATGGGCGTCGTCGCCGGGATCACGATCGGAATCGGCATGCTCATCGCGTCGCGGACGGCGGATGCTGCGGCGCAGCGCATCGCTGCAGCGGGCGTGCCCTCCGATGCCGCCGCAGGCGTAGCATCCGCACCCGCAGGGATCCGCGCGCAGTACGCAGCGGGCATCGACGTCCTGAGACGCAGCGCCCCCTTCCGTGCGCTGCTGGCGACCTTCCTCCTGCAGGCGCTCGCGACGGGCACGATGCTCGCCGGCGCACAGTACGTCGCCACCTGGGTGCTGCGTTCGGAGGGCGCCGTGACGTTCCTGTTCCTCGCACTCGTGGGCCCGGCGCTCGTCGCGACGCCTCTCTGGCAGTGGCTGTCGCTGCGCATCGGAAAGGAGCGCGCGTTCGGGTTCGCGACAGTGCTGTTCCTCGTCGCCGCCTTCACGATCACCGGTGCGATCTGGGCGCCGGGTGCATGGGTCTACGCCTCCGTCGCCGTCGCGGGCATCGCCTACGCGGGCCTGCAGGCGCTGCCGATGGCGATGCTGCCAGATGTCATCTCGCACGACGAACGGGTCAGCGGGCGAGGCCACGCCGGCACCTTCACGGGTGTCTGGACCGCCGGCGAGACGATCGGCTTCGCGCTGGGCGCCTCGACCGTCGCGCTCGTCCTTGCTGCGACGGGCTACGTGTCCCGCGTCGCCACGGAGACGGTCACGCAGCCGGACGCCGCGATCACCGGCATCGTCGTGTGCTTCAGCATCCTGCCTGCGCTTCTGCTGCTCCTGAGCCTCACGACCCTGGCCGGATACCGTCTGCGGCGCAGCGACATCGACGGTGCCGCAGAAGCCGACACGGACGCCCGCGCGGCCGGCTGA